From the Mycoplasmatota bacterium genome, one window contains:
- a CDS encoding DUF3267 domain-containing protein has translation MENLENRENIRFVKINGYYTSIIVLVILFILSGIIYGVKIKWMNEALPLNDLPKLIKRLDLYFIILLVGIFVHEFIKFVIYKIYGVGSIKLKFKQLLAFLYSPNELTILQARLLWIIPFLFIAALTIISIIYFNFSVVFGFSILLITISDDLVMYLNLLKFNRNDVFIQEENFLGFKCIQRNE, from the coding sequence ATGGAAAATTTAGAGAATAGGGAAAACATAAGATTTGTGAAAATTAATGGATATTACACAAGTATAATCGTTCTGGTAATACTTTTCATATTATCAGGAATCATATATGGAGTTAAAATAAAGTGGATGAATGAAGCACTTCCTCTAAACGATTTACCTAAATTGATAAAAAGATTAGATTTGTATTTTATAATTTTATTAGTTGGGATATTTGTACATGAGTTCATAAAATTTGTGATTTATAAAATATATGGTGTAGGTTCTATTAAACTTAAATTCAAACAATTATTGGCCTTTCTTTATAGTCCTAATGAGTTAACTATTCTTCAGGCTAGACTCTTATGGATCATACCATTTTTATTTATTGCTGCTTTAACTATTATTTCCATTATATATTTTAATTTTTCTGTGGTTTTTGGATTTAGTATTCTACTTATAACTATAAGTGATGATTTAGTCATGTATCTGAATTTATTAAAATTCAATCGGAATGATGTGTTTATACAAGAAGAAAATTTTTTAGGATTTAAATGTATTCAAAGGAATGAATAA
- a CDS encoding leucine-rich repeat domain-containing protein, giving the protein MNKLTNLTNLNLGYNQVSDLTVLSGLINLTELNLVRNQINDITALSNLTNLRELSLHYNQISDLNALKNLINLTFLNIENNSISNLNILRTMFDNGAFTSKEHDYQIILDIKTLDISEGSDAYNTLIYLIENDVSIDFNPSIIIKRSKCD; this is encoded by the coding sequence TTGAACAAACTAACAAATCTAACAAATTTGAATTTAGGTTATAATCAAGTAAGTGATTTAACAGTACTAAGTGGTTTAATAAATCTAACAGAATTAAATTTAGTGCGTAATCAAATAAATGATATAACAGCATTGAGTAATTTAACAAATCTAAGAGAATTATCTTTACATTATAATCAAATAAGTGATTTAAATGCCTTAAAAAATTTGATAAATCTTACATTTTTAAATATTGAAAATAATAGTATATCTAATTTGAATATTTTAAGAACAATGTTTGATAACGGAGCGTTCACATCAAAAGAACATGACTATCAAATAATTTTGGATATTAAAACACTTGATATCTCTGAAGGATCTGACGCTTATAATACTCTAATATACTTAATTGAAAATGATGTAAGTATAGATTTTAATCCTTCTATAATTATAAAAAGAAGCAAGTGTGATTAA